From the genome of Branchiostoma lanceolatum isolate klBraLanc5 chromosome 11, klBraLanc5.hap2, whole genome shotgun sequence:
AATCGATCATTTCCATGGGAACGCGTGTTTTGAAAAGTCTTACAGGTCATCTCTAATGTATGTGAAGCCTTCAAGACCTGTTTGTTAGAGTGCTTACTGGATTTCAGCCTActgttttgcatatttttgcattttgcaaGATTGGAGTGTATACCCTATTTGAGCCTAACCCGCAGTACCGCTTCCGGCCGTAGCGGGAAAAGCAACAAAGGagaccgccaaattgccaaatttcgctgatttcgggaatggggaaattgaGAAAGACTCCAAAAGGGGTTTAAAATGTTATGGCTCAATTGAACTTGGTTTTGAAAATACGACCATTTAAACCAAGAACTGCGATATCTAAGCTATAAGTAAGACATTTCGCCAAATATGCGAAGGGGCGTTATGTTATAATTGATATGTTTTCTTCGCAATTTATCAACGGAAGTGGTAAAGCGTTCATTGCAGTAAATTGCCACTTTCTGAAGGGCTCAAAATCAAAAGTTGAAGAATATTTTTGTGAAACAAGAGGACGTTGAACAAATGCAAAGATTTATGTTTGAATAAATCCAATTTTCCTTTCAGAAATGCTGTAAGGTGTGTGGATCACCTGCCGGTGCAATATAACCTTGGGCGCCTGGGGAAGCCACTTAATGGGCTGAGTTTTTCTTACACAGTCTTCTTGAATGTTATTAGGCAATTTtcattcgattatatggatggcatccgcacATTGTTCGGTATTTCATACTCTTGTGTGTTCAGTGatttgttcaactttcctgaccacttagatttaaTGAAGGCAAAATAATACACGTTTCAATCGCACTTTatgaaaaaacaagattttgaaaaaatgcaacgattattttgtttattcgtCTATAATACATCCAATATTCCAATCAAAAATCTATAAGGTGTATGCAGTAATTAACGATGCAATATAACCTTGGGCGCTGGGAAGAGCCGCCTGATGGCCTCAATTTTTGGCAAGGTCAAAAACCCTTTGGTAATTCCATTCGTAAATGGATAAGACTACCGTGTAAAATAATCTATTCTAATTTAGATCTTGCGATTTCTACTCTCGACTAAGAAAGGCTCTTGTTCTTAACCTTGAGGCTTATTCGGATTACCTTAATCCTCGAATCAATTATGAAGAAACCGTTCTAATTATGTGATTTCTAACGTTGAGACATGCTTTTCTAGAGGGGATAGAATGAATGGTTGAATGTGGAGCTTTCGGTCACTTTTGTCACATTTCAATTTCATCAAAGTTCCATACATTGCTTTATAATCGGTGCACAAATCATTTCCTGTCGCTTAAGATAAGTACAATAGGCTTTGctatcacacacaaacatacacaatagCCAATACGCTGGAAATATGTTAACATTCCATTTATTTGAAAGTAACggtacaatatacaatgtagacagTACCTCCGTGAAATGGTGATCTAGTAACTACAGACGTTACAGTGCTAATTCTCTAGCTCTATTCACTTACAAAGAACAGGGTCAAGCCACAACAATTCCATACCTTGGGACTTAGATTTCCCTAATTCATTTTTTCAGATCAGCAAAATTCCTATTGATGTACTTTTCAATGGGTCTTGATATGTGAATTATGTACAACATTTTTATACTTGAGTCATACATTTAGCATTACCGAAGACAACAATACTTACacaagaaaatgtacatttttgcataAATGGCAGTAGGATTTTTCCTTCTTGGGTAAACAAACTTTTAATGTTCTGAGGATCTTATTTGTATATCtaataactaaaaaaaactttataatGCTTTAGATGCCTTAGAGAAAAATGatgtcattttcatatttgtgacattgAGGTTACATCATCATACATAAATCGTGCAATTTAGAACATATGTTAcctttcttgtttatagatTGTAGTAAGGCAACCTATTTCAAGCACAAGACATAATTACAAAATCGCTACTAACGATATTTCTCCTGGCatacactagcctctaccaggctccagaggcggctggaaagagtagaaattggccaggtAAACAGACAACATGTTCTAACAGGTTaactgtctatttggccagtttcttcTCTTTTCAACGCCTCTagctctggagcctggtagaagctttggccaatttctgctctTTCCAGTCgtctctggagcctggtaggggTTAAGCTCTATTCCCAATCAACACGGGTCCCTGAAGCATGGCCTTGACTGCACGGCGTCGCCTCCGCACGGCAGCCCGCGGTTGGCCGGTGGGGGACGGTTGCAGACCCGCTGACGCTCACGGGTCCCGGCCCCTCTGCACGGCTCAGTGGAACATGGGCCCCATGAGCCCCACGCACCCCACGCACCGTCAACTGGAAAAACAGCGACAACTACAGTTATGCTTACATGAATATAGAGACAAATAGTTGTAGAAAAGTAAAACGAAATCCATATAAATAAGCTCATGAGTTGATATTTAGTTGCAGAATCATGCAACGATCAGTGAATTGTACGGTACACAGTCACACAAATTCCGACCGACAGACATGGATTGTACAATTCTGCATCATCTATGAAACCCACGACGCTACTTGTTACTTCATCCATACTTACTATATGTTTCCTTTATGTATGGCTGCAGGGCATATTGAAAACCGCACTAGTGGCGATATGTTGTTCCACTTCCTGTGGACTAGACTCCTACTGTAGtagcctgtgtggcccaagggccatagaaacggagatgggcaccgcccctaCATCTACACATCGAAAGGGTTGGGAAGGACCTTAACTAGTTATCACgtgtcattaccttcgccgagaaggttatgcagagggtagcgtttgtgtgtgtgtttgtttgtttgtgtgtttgtaacgtacagcataactcgagaaggcttgggtggattgtcttgatatttggtaggtaggtaggtcttgatgagactagggaatgattagattttgggtcccctagcggcttgttacggtactgcagcggaacttcctgttttgatatctcgtgttctggacatgctatgaaactgatttttgagtggtagatagctctttgggtagagagtaagtggtacgggtttgggccccctagcggcttttttggaactgcaggagcaggttttggttcagactttgaaagggaataactcaataagggcttgatggatggtcatgaattttggtaagtagatagcttgagtgatgatgtacatgattagatacttattatgtaaatcattatcaaatttgcataattaatgaggaaagtttatacagccgccaaattctatggtaggactctcaaacatgtgacaaatgtaactgaaaaagagagaaatattaatagatatcaattatgcaaatgaagacctcatttgcataattaatgagaaaatactataactcaagatgggctagatggatgttaatgatttttggtatgtagatagcttacgtgatgctttgtctgattggacgataattatgccaatcagattctaatttgcataattaatgagacaattttaaaaacccgctgtgttccatgatctgattattgaaatatgtgacattttttactgaggaattttgatagataaaaaatatgcaaatgtaggcctaatttgcataattaatgagaaactactatagttccatacaggtaaatgatgccaatttcaaacttgtgtcatttggaagttatgtgaatgtgaacatcgttgaatcaaattatgctaataaggacctcatttgcataattcatgttaaaagttactttgttagcataaccttctttgttaagctcatgcttttgttttttgggtgaagaagatcaactggtatgatttataattgatgagaaacactcctgatacgtcagtcaaaaaggttaaaatcatttggcgaaggtatgaggtcgtggaactctagttgtaaatGAATATGGTATACCGTACCTTGACAGTGCACCATGACGTCCATGCTGTGATCACAGTTGGCTGTTTCCCGCCACCCCTGGTGCGGACAGCTCACAAGGGAGGTCTCCGCACCGGCACACGTCACACCAGAGAGCACGATGGGAACGTCGTCTTccgctgacgtcatcactgtATAACCTGGGAGGTTCAACAAGATTACGTCTTTACAGAATTTCTGTCTATCTTGGCCAATAAcataatcattatgatatatTTCCATGCAAAAAAGAAACCATAAAATAACGATTAAAGAGTAACGTAATCATGTAACTGTATAGTAGACATACAACATCTGATTGTGTATTCTATCAATAGATCTTAGAATCTACCTGTGTAGATTGTACTAGGTTAATGTAACTAGCCGGTAGTCTTGTACAACGCTTCGTGAAAAGGAAAGTATTAATTCATACGTTCAAAATGCCACACTTACAATTATATGCAGTTACTATACACATGAACAGACGCCAAATCACCAATCAGTTTGTACCGAATACATATCATGTAACTCCCGTGTAGGgctcgttcacacttgtgcgaatAGTTAAGTCCGAATGAGTATTTTTggttcggttcgataaccaggctgtacaacggtgggtcaaattagaaaacaacttttccccgcaaacttttACTCAAACCCAACAAATGTTAATCCATAGCCCATACGGACATGAATATACGGACAAGTATGAACGGGTGCTTATTCTTAATGATACAGCTTCGGTTGTAACGATATCAATGATCTTAccagacatgtacatggctgGCTCATAGCTGCCGTATCTGTAAAataattatattatatattaacGTTATATGATCACTATTCATCAGTATCATAAATGATATCAAATTCAATCGAAGCCGATTCTTTTATGTATGACACTAGATTCCACCTAGACGTGTTCCTTTTCTCTAGAAATACAGATTACTGTTATATCACCAGAGGACAGGTCTGTAGGTACTGGTCTGAATGATTAATGTACAACGTAAAGATTTGCTCTGCTTAAATGTGTCGCCTGTTGGTTCTTAGAGACGACTCCTAGTGTGCCAAACTGTTATGACCAGTAATAATGCGCTTCCACCCAACATTGCTTCGAAATCATTACCTCCATAAGAATGGAGGTATATTTTTACTCTGGATGATGTATGGGGATATATCTCAAGAACCGccggatggattgtgatggtatttggtaagtgggtaaATGGTGTGATCCCGACGGTGAAGATCGATATGTggttgaccttggtactgcagcagcattttttgttgtatcttttgtcctggaggTGCTGTGGTCTTATTTGAAACGTGTTGTACTTAGTCATCAGATTTGTtttgaaggaaagaaaaagaattctAATCTAGATGAAGTTACTAACGAGCGAGACTGGACGCCTGAGCGGGTAGATCCGGTGTAATCGGACCGCCCGGCAAGAACATGGACGGTGACGTCACCGCCGACCTCGTTTGAAATCCTTTGGTCGTGGATAGCGGCACGACAGATACTGGAGTCCTGAAGGAATAAaggatatatcattataaaaagCTTCGCAATAGAATAGAAATCATCTGATGCGCTGAATAGCAACGCGCGGCCTTTATTCATAGCCACGTATTAACAAGAGCCGACTTTTCGCtaactgtctgtcatcttcatcagggcaattctgactggttcttcCTGGTTCTGACTGGCTTTATAAGcagcttcagtgcacagtgaaccagtcagagtCACCCTGACGAAGATGACAGACGGCTATCTGGTAAGATACGCGGTTGTGAATAacgaactttgctattcagtcattcaccaacctgacgAAATGATTCACGGACATCTGATACACTATTTATGACATTAGAATCAATATTTGTGACGTGTATATTCGTTAGAAGTAGCTCatctggtagcagcctcacagcaCCCTCGTTAAATCAGGACCCcaatcgctccacgttacatcgcgaaaggggccctgaaAAAAGGGGCCCTGAAAAAAATCCCtccacatatggttatgacgacgttgccaccaaaacagcttcagccaatcagaggagtttgcttcctctcatcggaagctaacgcgcaaagaacgctgggaagctatcaaccaatcaggttacgtgttacggctagctcattaattattcatggtctacaactgccgtttgtcccaaataaggtcaggtcatcaattattcatgagcaagtctcgtcgactgtaacgtggagcgatatggggtcctggtttaacgagggtgccTCACAGATCAGCTCCTGGTTCTAGTTAGTTGGTAACTGTGAggccccggttcgaatccggggaaagacatcctggttggagctgcatttgtctttcgGAATGAACGTAACATGGgagtcccgtgatcgaggaggtccTCGAACACGTTTAAAGGCACTATAACAAcatcattactcagatgggtacctactggttgAACTTCGGATGAATATATAAGGACGCAGATTGTcatgcatatgcatgtacaaataACAATATAGTAGTTACTGTAGGTTTCATTCGAATTAGTAATGTAGTAATTATAATTGTTGAAAAATAGACCTAGATTGTAACTTATGTAATCTGTAGATTGTCATAAATTGTCACTAATGGAATTGTTGTGCAGTAAAATCATACATTTATCAATTCATTTATCAACAAATACAAGTGTATGTCCTATATATAGTGCCATGTACTGTTTAACACACAGGGCATTCCATGTATGTTAATGCCATGGAACATACATGGCATCAGTATAAACTGCAGTTAGAACATCTCTACTTTTCTCTCGTAGTATTCATCTAGTCTCTACcggtaccagactaactacgccggctatagggagaatatttgccagggtttcacttgcaggctccgttaggatggcagattggaccctctctccgtagccgacttcctagcttagcatactattcactctatttggccaaattctactattttcccagccatccgcggggcctggtagaggctagtattcATCGGTTTTAACAAGAACTTACACCGGTGTAGATGACAGTTCCCCAAACTTCGGAGGAGTCTTCAGCACACCCTGTCGGACAGCGGACACTGGAAAAACACGATTAATTCCCAATTCATATTTGATTTCATAATAACATAAACAACAGAATAGCTGAGTAAAACAGTCACGCATTTCATGTACTCAGAACAGAACAAGACTACCGTCTTCATAAAGGGGGAAGAGAGCCTTAAATGAAACTATGTACCCGCAATACTGGTCATTTGATCATTACGAGTATATGCCCTGCAATAGGTACGTCTGGGCTTGCGTGATACAGTATGTGTTTTCACTTCTGCGTTTTATTCGTTTGCTTCGTTTCCTGGTTTCGTTGTCATCTCAATGGCATTACAAAGTTATATATACAAACCATTCAAAAATTTGGCATCATACATATCCATACCTTGTACAAGTAGCGTGTAAATATTGTATAAGCTTGAGATGAAGAATGTGCAAAATACATGCAAATATTCATTCCGCCTAAAAGCTTTACATCAAGACTATCTATATCAAGATAATGTCAGAGTATCCCCCGTCATTGATAAATGCAGGGTTCGCGGAAAAGGTTGAgttgtctacctggcctggctaccTTGCcaggctaccctttctgggccctaTGGCTATGCAAGGGAGTTAAGGCTCAATGTACAGCCTTGGGCCCAGAAAATATGGTCTGGTAGGGTAGCCAGGCCtagtagacagcccagccttttccgcgaacccAATAAATGCGAGGTCCCTTACGTGAACTCGGTGTCTGTAAAGTCCCTTGCAGACGTGGAGCAGGCGATGGGTGGGCGGGAATTTCCGTCTGTGAAAAGAATCAcaatatttttgtgtgatttaacTTTTTACCGATCAAAACAGCTTGGCTCTCGATATTATAACTCAGCCATCACAGAAACCAACAGGTCTCACATTTAAGTGTTAGCAATATTTCCTTTACAACTTGCCCCGGGTAAGAATCCGATGCCTTTAACTGTACTGTTTGACGGTCCCCGTTGTCTTGCAGACCTTGTTTCAAACTTGAAGTCTTTGACGATATAATCTTATCATTAATAGCTAAATCTAGCTAGCTAATGGActtaataaagtatccaagtagaTCTGTTAGAAATAGTATCTAAATGTGTTTAGAATGAAAGTAGGTTCACCAATGGTTGCCGTTTCTAACTGGAACAAAGTCCAGTGTGCGCTAGTGTACGAGGGTgagtcaaaaagtaatgcaagtggttttatAACAAGCTAATTTTTTTCAACGAATGAGATGAAAATTGGCACAAAGGTAAGAGCACATATCTCATTGAGACTAAAATATCTCTTATCTGATTATTTGTTGTTCGGATTTTAATGAGAGACTTGTTataaaaccacttgcattactttttTACTCACACTCGTATCAATGCGACCACCACCCCTACCCTACCCTGGGAGCAAGACTGAGGTATCGGGCCGTtacagttccttcggcggcccaaagcACTAAGTCCGCCGATCTAAATTAGCGCTACGGGGGAGCTCTAGAGTTATCTTACTCTCGGGCTAGAACTTCCCCGTAGCGCTAATTTAGATCGGTGGACTTAGCGcgttgggccgccgaaggaactggctaACGGCCCGATACCTCAGTCTGGCTCCCATCGTACCCCTACCCTTGCCCGCAGCAGTTCCCGTGAAGCCCATCTGGCGGCAGACCACGTCGCTGTTGACCGCGCTCCATCCCAGGTTACACACGGTCCCCCACTCTCTCTCCTGAGCGTCATAAACCTCCAGTCGGCCCTCCCCTACACTCGGGCCGTCACGCAGTCGGACACCAGCTGCAGTAAGACAGAAAATcttcttctactctccaagcagaggatcgtgtggcgtaacgacaggtTGTTCggcctagaacccagaggtcctcggttcgaatcctgtcatgtcaccgatcttgacTTTCCTCCACTTCAGTCAGGTGTAAAAGTGGCTATCTGACTTCGGTCGGGAAGGTTAGGCTCCagcttccaataccgtgccaaTGAGACAATGGATAGCAACCCACTCAACTGcctctacggcctcaaaaaggctattgaGTACctgtactcttcaagcagaggttggctgGGGGACCATTGTAATTACCTTCTTCTGACTCGTTCTCGAGCTTCAGACAGAATGAGCGATCGTCAAGCAAGTCAGGATAAGGTAACGATCTCCTCATCCAACCTCTACTTGGGGAGCATCATTCTTCCAGGCTAAAGAGCTAAATACAACACTATAAGGGAGAGTTGTGGTTCAAAATGTTTATAGGTAACGTAGTGTACAATGTTGTTGAGTGCTAAGGTGATTTAGATGTTATATTTATATGGTGTTTGCATTAGTTCCTCCTGATATGTCTATTTCGTGTTTGCTcacaagacctacatgtattagatCCCCAGTTAAACAGTGACTACTGGTCATAAAAGCATACATGATGTTAGAATATCAGAAAATCCTGATAGATTGTGGCTCCGCTATATTTACCACCTGGTACAAATTTATCACTTTCTGTACCTACAAAGTTAGTTGATAACCCCAGGTATACACTTACTTCGACACGGCCTGGACTGGCAGGGGAAGGTTGTGTTGGTCGGACCGGTACATCCGGGGTCTACATCCACCGTGCCTCCACGCTCACACACCCGGATGTAGTTCTGACTTCCGGGTCCGCACACCCTGTGACTGGAGCAGTTTCCCACAGGACTCCACTCAGACCAGGCTGGAAACCAACAAGGCCATAAGAGATGGCAGGCTTCACCCCCTCGCGTATGTCACAAGCACAgagaggcacacacacacacacacacacacacacacacacacacacacacacacacacacacacacactcactcactcattcactcactcactcactcactcactcacacattcacgcacatacactgacacacatatgtacacacacacacacatacacacacacacaaatacacacacacacaaatacacactcgcacacacacactcacacacaaacacacacaaatacacacacacacacttgtacacacacacacacacacacacacaaatacacacacaaatacacacatacacacatacacacatacacatacacatacacatacacatacacatacacatacacatacacacacactttctCAATGTTTAATCTCATAGAAATGGAATATATATCTTGGGGGAGTTTCATAGTTTTCCTGTGTTGATATACTGCCAAATAGATGCAAAATAGGTGCACGTGCCACCCGGACTTTTCCAGTCCCTCATCACAGATCCTGACAGGTGCTGGAACAGACGTAACAGTAGGGACTTGTTAGAGAAAAGTCCTTAATTATGTCGAGAACTGCTGTCAAAGAGATATGAGATACCACGTGCCACCGAACTTTTCCAGTACCTCGTCACAGTTAGGACCCTGACAGATGCGGGAGCAGACGTACTTCGGGGACTTGTTAGAGATTGTTACGTCGAGACTGACAATTCCACCCGCATGCACCGCATCTCCGATCCTGACGTCTTTTGATTGAAGACAATCTTACGAAACATTCGGTATCATTTTTACCGTAGCCAGTTGTCACGGAATGTAATCTAGCGGTATTAAAGTCGAAGTTTCCAGCTTCTCACCTCACATTGATAAAGCCTTCTGCCACTCACTCCTCTGAACAGAAGGGCagggacacatgtacagtgtaacGCACACAGCACGACTTGTCACACGTGGCGTCGCGGtagcgcagtggcagggtgtttggcccagaacacagaggtcctgggttcaaaacCTGGATCCTCttatttgtctcgttgacgttgtgcccttggaaaaggcactttatacgactttccccacttcactcaggtgaaaatgaatacctagcttcggttaggggcgtccctTGGATATATAGGACGTTAAACGGTGcgtggtcccgtgtttgagccacacctcgagcacgtaaaagaacccaccagtaggggtccttcccggtgtgagtgaatcaaatataCCTGTCTGGATATGAAGCGTGTACAGAGAggtgtacaaacctggtgtgttatgccatgatcCCACAGAAATGCTAGAAGACCTAGATGGCCCAGTCTTCAAGCCCGGCGAAAAACAGCTCGACTCGCTATGCTGTAAAGGATTCAGCACAACATTGTCTGCACACATGGGCTCAGGGGCACACTCCAGCCTGCCCCATCACGAAACAGACGAGCCCATAATAACCAGCAGTTGGTGCAGCCTGCTGACAGGACTGATTACCATAAGCCTTACGGTAAGGCATCATTCCTGCCGCGTACAGTTAGAGTACATTGAAACCGTCATATAGCGCTAATACGGCGTGTCATTTTCACCTTCTGTATACGCA
Proteins encoded in this window:
- the LOC136445201 gene encoding thrombospondin-2-like, producing the protein MGARLRYRAVSQFLRRPNALNGNSRPPIACSTSARDFTDTEFTVRCPTGCAEDSSEVWGTVIYTGDSSICRAAIHDQRISNEVGGDVTVHVLAGRSDYTGSTRSGVQSRSYGSYEPAMYMSGYTVMTSAEDDVPIVLSGVTCAGAETSLVSCPHQGWRETANCDHSMDVMVHCQVDGAWGAWGSWGPCSTEPCRGAGTRERQRVCNRPPPANRGLPCGGDAVQSRPCFRDPC